Proteins encoded together in one Corallococcus soli window:
- a CDS encoding c-type cytochrome: MTTRLCLLVSTLLLCAPQARAEDVADLWGKSCKSCHGPDGRAQTRLGQKEAIADMSQAAWQKAQTDAALRDVIANGSSRNTKMKGYKDRLTPEQMDALVRYIRTLKAK; the protein is encoded by the coding sequence ATGACGACGCGGCTGTGCCTGCTGGTATCCACCCTGCTGCTGTGCGCCCCCCAGGCCCGGGCCGAGGACGTCGCGGACCTCTGGGGGAAGAGCTGCAAGTCCTGCCACGGCCCGGACGGCCGCGCGCAGACGCGCCTGGGCCAGAAGGAGGCCATCGCCGACATGAGCCAGGCCGCCTGGCAGAAGGCCCAGACGGACGCGGCCCTGCGCGACGTCATCGCCAATGGCTCCTCCCGCAACACGAAGATGAAGGGCTACAAGGACCGGCTCACCCCGGAGCAGATGGACGCGCTGGTGCGATACATCCGCACCCTCAAGGCGAAGTAG